In the genome of Bradyrhizobium arachidis, one region contains:
- a CDS encoding PA0069 family radical SAM protein yields MSPAASSHALKHPPVTAPSEPAGADSDFPELGVAIDRQRRRGRGAQSNASGRYEAEARVAFDDGWQSLEDLPPFKTIVGVDTSRKMITRNDSPDIGFDRSINPYRGCEHGCVYCFARPTHAYLGLSPGLDFESKLFVKPEAPSLLEKELAAPGYEPRMIAIGTNTDPYQPIERERKIMRGILEVLERTGHPVGIVTKSALVARDIDILARMARRNLAKVALSVTSLDPKLARTMEPRASTPPKRLEALKQLSEAGIPTTVMVAPVIPALNDSEIERILDAAAHAGVKEASYVLLRLPLEVRDLFREWLMANYPDRYRHVFTLIRDMRGGRDYDAKWGERMKGTGPMAWTIGRRFEIACERLGLNKRRSKLTTDHFAKPKQNGEQLSLF; encoded by the coding sequence ATGAGTCCAGCAGCATCCTCTCATGCTCTCAAGCACCCGCCGGTCACGGCGCCCTCCGAGCCGGCGGGTGCGGACTCTGATTTTCCCGAGCTCGGCGTCGCCATCGACCGCCAGCGCAGGCGAGGGCGGGGCGCCCAATCCAATGCCAGCGGCCGATATGAGGCCGAGGCCCGCGTCGCCTTCGACGATGGCTGGCAGAGCCTGGAAGATCTGCCGCCGTTCAAGACCATCGTCGGCGTCGATACCTCGCGCAAGATGATCACCCGGAATGACTCGCCCGACATCGGCTTCGACCGCTCGATCAATCCCTATCGCGGCTGCGAGCATGGCTGCGTCTATTGCTTCGCGCGGCCGACGCATGCCTATCTCGGCCTGTCGCCGGGGCTCGACTTCGAGTCAAAACTGTTCGTGAAGCCCGAGGCGCCGTCGCTGCTCGAGAAGGAGCTTGCCGCGCCCGGCTACGAGCCGCGGATGATCGCGATCGGCACCAACACCGATCCCTATCAGCCGATCGAGCGCGAGCGCAAAATCATGCGCGGCATTCTCGAGGTGCTGGAGCGCACCGGCCATCCCGTCGGCATCGTCACCAAATCGGCGCTGGTGGCGCGCGACATCGACATCCTCGCGCGGATGGCGAGGCGCAACCTCGCCAAGGTCGCGCTATCAGTCACCTCGCTCGATCCGAAGCTGGCGCGCACCATGGAACCGCGCGCCTCGACGCCGCCGAAGCGGCTGGAGGCGCTGAAGCAGCTCTCTGAGGCCGGCATTCCCACCACCGTGATGGTCGCGCCCGTGATCCCCGCGCTGAACGATTCCGAGATCGAGCGCATCCTCGATGCCGCCGCCCATGCCGGCGTCAAGGAAGCGTCGTACGTATTGCTGCGGCTGCCGCTGGAGGTGCGCGATCTCTTCCGCGAATGGCTGATGGCCAACTATCCGGACCGCTATCGCCACGTCTTCACGCTGATCCGCGACATGCGCGGCGGCCGCGATTACGACGCGAAATGGGGCGAGCGGATGAAGGGAACGGGACCGATGGCCTGGACCATCGGCCGCCGCTTCGAGATCGCCTGCGAGAGGCTTGGTCTCAACAAGCGGCGCTCGAAGCTGACGACTGATCACTTTGCCAAGCCGAAGCAGAACGGCGAGCAGCTCAGCCTGTTTTGA
- a CDS encoding phosphoketolase family protein, translating into MTNQQQSAAASSDLDLLDRYWRAANYLSVGQIYLLDNPLLREPLRPEHIKPRLLGHWGTTPGLNFIYAHLNRVIRALDLSMIYICGPGHGGPGMVANTYLEGSYSEIYPDIARDADGLRKLFRQFSFPGGIPSHAAPETPGSIHEGGELGYALVHAYGAAFDNPDLVVACVVGDGEAETGPLAASWHSNKFLNPAHDGAVLPILHLNGYKIANPTVLGRMPDSEIRDLIRGLGHEPLFVEGDDPKLMHQAMADALDVALASIRSIQQHARDGRKAVERPRWPMIVLRSPKGWTGPKEVDGKKVEGFWRAHQVPVASCRENPAHLKILEDWMRGYEPEKLFDKSGALIPELQALAPDGTRRMGANPHANGGLLKKELKLPDFRSFAVDVSQSGSVVAEATRELGKFLRDVIRLNADARNFRIMGPDETASNRLDAVFEATERVWMEPTEPYDVHLAQDGRVMEVLSEHLCQGWLEGYLLTGRHGFFSCYEAFIHIVDSMFNQHAKWLKVTRHLPWRRPIASLNYLLTSHVWRQDHNGFSHQDPGFVDLVANKKADIVRIYFPPDANTLLWIADHCLRTYNRINVIVAGKQPAPQWLSMQEAATHCDAGIGIWTWAGNEDADSEPDVVMACAGDVPTLETLAAVDLLRKALPDLKIRVVNVVDLMTLQPSEQHPHGLSDRDFDSLFTRDKPVIFAYHGYPYLIHRLTYNRTNHAGMHVRGFAEEGTTTTPFDMVVLNGLDRYHLAIEAIERVPGLSTKAAQVKQKFRDRLIEHSRYVREHGEDMPEVRDWVWPNSAGGNTPAEAGD; encoded by the coding sequence ATGACAAATCAACAACAATCGGCCGCCGCAAGCAGCGACCTCGATCTGCTCGATCGCTATTGGCGCGCCGCCAACTATCTCTCCGTCGGGCAAATCTACCTGCTGGACAATCCGCTGCTGCGCGAGCCGCTGCGGCCCGAGCACATCAAGCCGCGTTTGCTTGGCCATTGGGGCACGACGCCCGGGCTGAACTTCATCTACGCCCATCTCAACCGCGTCATCCGCGCGCTTGATCTCAGCATGATCTATATCTGCGGGCCCGGCCATGGCGGCCCGGGCATGGTCGCCAACACCTATCTCGAAGGCAGCTACAGCGAGATCTATCCTGATATCGCGCGCGATGCGGACGGATTGCGAAAACTTTTCAGACAGTTCTCCTTCCCCGGCGGCATCCCGAGCCATGCGGCACCGGAAACGCCGGGCTCGATCCACGAAGGCGGCGAGCTCGGCTACGCGCTGGTGCATGCCTATGGCGCGGCATTCGACAATCCCGATTTGGTCGTCGCCTGCGTCGTCGGCGACGGCGAGGCCGAGACCGGCCCGCTCGCGGCCTCCTGGCATTCGAACAAGTTCCTGAACCCCGCCCACGACGGCGCGGTGCTGCCGATCCTGCATCTGAACGGCTACAAGATCGCCAACCCGACCGTGCTCGGGCGGATGCCTGACAGCGAGATCCGCGACCTCATCCGTGGGCTCGGCCACGAGCCGCTGTTCGTCGAGGGCGACGATCCCAAATTGATGCACCAGGCCATGGCGGACGCACTCGACGTCGCGCTCGCCAGCATCCGCTCGATCCAGCAGCACGCCCGCGACGGACGCAAGGCGGTCGAGCGGCCGCGCTGGCCGATGATCGTGCTGCGCAGCCCGAAGGGCTGGACCGGCCCGAAGGAAGTCGACGGCAAGAAGGTCGAAGGTTTCTGGCGCGCGCATCAGGTGCCGGTTGCGAGCTGCCGCGAGAACCCGGCTCACTTAAAGATTCTCGAAGACTGGATGCGCGGCTATGAGCCGGAAAAACTGTTCGACAAGAGCGGCGCGCTCATCCCCGAGCTTCAGGCGCTGGCCCCCGACGGTACCAGGCGCATGGGCGCCAACCCGCATGCCAATGGCGGGCTGCTCAAGAAGGAGCTGAAGCTGCCGGACTTCCGCAGTTTTGCGGTGGATGTGTCTCAGTCCGGCAGCGTTGTGGCGGAGGCGACACGTGAGCTCGGCAAATTCCTGCGCGACGTCATTCGCCTCAATGCCGACGCGCGTAACTTCCGCATCATGGGACCGGACGAGACGGCGTCAAATCGGCTCGACGCAGTGTTCGAAGCGACCGAGCGGGTCTGGATGGAGCCAACGGAACCTTACGATGTGCATCTCGCGCAAGACGGACGCGTGATGGAGGTGCTGAGCGAGCATCTCTGCCAGGGCTGGCTCGAGGGTTATCTCCTCACAGGCCGCCACGGCTTCTTCTCCTGCTACGAGGCGTTCATCCACATCGTGGATTCCATGTTCAACCAGCACGCCAAATGGCTGAAGGTGACGCGGCATCTGCCATGGCGGCGCCCGATCGCCTCGCTCAATTATCTCCTGACCTCGCATGTCTGGCGTCAGGACCATAACGGCTTCAGCCATCAGGATCCGGGCTTCGTCGATCTCGTCGCCAACAAGAAGGCCGACATCGTCCGCATCTATTTCCCGCCGGATGCCAACACGCTGCTGTGGATCGCCGATCACTGCCTGCGCACCTATAACCGCATCAACGTCATCGTCGCCGGCAAGCAGCCGGCGCCGCAATGGCTGTCGATGCAGGAGGCCGCGACGCATTGCGATGCCGGCATCGGCATCTGGACCTGGGCCGGCAACGAGGATGCAGACAGCGAGCCCGACGTGGTGATGGCCTGCGCCGGCGACGTGCCGACGCTGGAGACGCTCGCCGCCGTCGACCTGCTGCGCAAGGCGCTGCCGGACCTGAAGATCCGCGTCGTCAACGTCGTCGATTTGATGACGCTGCAACCGAGCGAGCAGCACCCGCACGGCCTCTCCGACCGCGACTTCGACAGCCTGTTCACGCGCGACAAGCCCGTGATCTTCGCCTATCACGGCTATCCCTACCTGATCCACCGTCTCACCTATAACCGCACCAACCATGCCGGCATGCATGTGCGCGGCTTTGCCGAGGAAGGCACCACGACGACGCCGTTCGACATGGTCGTGCTCAACGGGCTCGACCGCTATCACCTCGCGATCGAGGCGATCGAACGCGTGCCGGGCCTTTCGACCAAGGCCGCGCAGGTGAAGCAGAAGTTCCGCGACAGACTGATCGAGCATTCGCGTTACGTGCGCGAGCACGGCGAGGACATGCCTGAGGTTCGCGACTGGGTCTGGCCAAACAGCGCCGGCGGCAACACGCCGGCCGAAGCCGGCGATTGA
- a CDS encoding ribonuclease HII codes for MIRDKSAKKPAKDAPKASAAAKKAAPAKAKAAAVKAAPVLPGKKGIIAIAPPSFRRERALIKRGVWPVAGCDEAGRGPLAGPVVAAAVILDPDRIPRGIDDSKRLTAEEREKLFDKICATAQVSVAVASPSRIDRDNILRASLWALKRAVVALPEQPRHVFVDGRDRLDTACDCEAVIGGDGIVLSIAAASIIAKVTRDRLMCALAQDCPGYGFEQHKGYAVPEHLDALDRLGPSVHHRSFFAPVAAARAKHMPWTVEPVQDLFSVSEVEVQMEAGVEVDASANL; via the coding sequence ATGATTCGGGACAAGTCCGCCAAGAAGCCGGCCAAAGACGCGCCCAAGGCCAGCGCTGCTGCGAAGAAGGCCGCGCCTGCCAAGGCGAAGGCAGCTGCCGTCAAGGCCGCGCCGGTCCTGCCGGGCAAGAAGGGCATCATCGCGATCGCGCCGCCGAGCTTCCGCCGCGAGCGCGCGCTGATCAAGCGCGGCGTCTGGCCGGTCGCCGGCTGCGACGAGGCCGGCCGCGGGCCGCTGGCCGGCCCCGTGGTGGCAGCCGCCGTGATTCTCGATCCCGACCGCATCCCGCGCGGCATCGACGATTCCAAGCGCCTGACCGCGGAGGAGCGCGAAAAGCTGTTCGACAAGATCTGCGCCACCGCGCAGGTCTCGGTCGCCGTCGCTTCGCCCTCGCGAATCGACCGCGACAACATTTTGCGCGCCTCGCTGTGGGCCTTGAAGCGTGCCGTGGTGGCGCTGCCGGAGCAGCCGCGCCACGTCTTCGTCGACGGCCGCGACCGGCTCGACACGGCGTGCGACTGCGAGGCCGTGATCGGCGGTGACGGCATCGTGCTGTCGATCGCCGCCGCCTCGATCATCGCCAAGGTAACGCGTGACCGCCTGATGTGCGCGCTGGCGCAGGACTGCCCCGGCTACGGCTTCGAGCAGCACAAGGGCTATGCGGTCCCCGAGCATCTCGATGCCCTCGATCGCCTCGGCCCCAGCGTCCACCACCGCAGCTTCTTCGCCCCCGTCGCGGCGGCCCGCGCCAAGCATATGCCCTGGACCGTCGAGCCGGTGCAGGATTTGTTCTCGGTGAGCGAGGTCGAGGTGCAGATGGAAGCGGGCGTCGAGGTCGACGCGTCGGCAAATCTGTAG
- a CDS encoding VOC family protein, which translates to MSKELPPPVPRLTVITLGVSDIRASIAFYDALGFARRLKATGEAVAFYDTGGPVLALYPWDLLAADAKLPDDPRPSTFRGTTLAWNCRTREEVDAVLAFALGKGAAPLKAAHETDYGGYSGYFADPDGHTWEVVVAPGIEVGEDRRVHLAE; encoded by the coding sequence ATGAGCAAGGAACTCCCTCCGCCGGTACCGCGGCTTACTGTCATCACGCTCGGCGTCAGCGACATCCGCGCCAGCATCGCCTTTTACGACGCGCTCGGCTTTGCGCGCCGGCTGAAGGCGACCGGCGAGGCCGTCGCGTTCTACGACACCGGCGGCCCGGTGCTCGCGCTGTATCCCTGGGATCTGCTCGCGGCCGACGCCAAGTTGCCTGACGATCCGAGGCCATCGACCTTCCGCGGCACGACGCTCGCCTGGAACTGCCGGACACGCGAGGAGGTCGATGCGGTGCTAGCCTTCGCGCTTGGCAAGGGTGCTGCTCCGCTGAAGGCGGCGCATGAGACCGATTACGGCGGCTATTCCGGCTATTTTGCCGATCCCGACGGCCATACCTGGGAAGTGGTCGTCGCGCCCGGCATCGAGGTCGGCGAGGACCGGCGGGTGCATCTGGCGGAGTAG
- a CDS encoding glycosyltransferase family 39 protein, whose protein sequence is MRFTSLVIELIRARPRLIVWIAVLLQALMWLFVALAFYRSPPGSLATLLAFGREYQVGTDLGPPLPIWLADIAYRAAGGHVFGVYVLAQLCEIATFIALYHLSRAVVGSQQAVLAVLLTMTVLAFSSPGLDFGPLVLARPLWALLLLHSWQVIGQRRGNAWFAWSIEAGLLLLTTPAAIFLLLLIVVFAISTAGGRRTLRSLDPLFALIVVAVLALPYAVWLMRAETFTMPALPQVTELNARAIHAAWLLGGLVLGAAAIPALTFLNTGLFVAKGEEAPIIFRPPVEPLGRNFVYFFALAPAFGAVLISGLLGLDSVVGGAGVVLVMSGLAVVVAAGDLIAMRRARMLRTVWAAAVAAPAAGVVLAVLFLPWTGTNEIATSMPARAISDFFDESFARRTNHRLRAVAGETQLASLITLHSGRPHLFIDAQPGRTPWMNQAKFSETGGVVVWRASDTAGTPPPDILARFPGIVPEVPRAFEWLVNGRQGLLRVGWAIVRPKGS, encoded by the coding sequence ATGCGGTTTACCTCCCTGGTCATCGAGCTCATTCGCGCCCGGCCGCGGCTGATCGTGTGGATCGCCGTGCTGCTCCAGGCTTTGATGTGGCTGTTCGTGGCGCTGGCGTTCTATCGCAGCCCGCCCGGCAGCCTTGCGACGCTGCTGGCGTTCGGCCGCGAATATCAGGTCGGTACGGATCTGGGGCCGCCGCTGCCGATCTGGCTCGCCGACATCGCCTACCGCGCCGCCGGCGGCCACGTGTTCGGCGTCTATGTGCTGGCCCAGCTCTGCGAGATTGCGACCTTCATCGCGCTCTATCATCTCTCCCGCGCCGTGGTCGGCTCGCAGCAGGCGGTGCTTGCCGTGCTCCTGACCATGACGGTGCTGGCCTTCTCCTCGCCCGGGCTCGACTTCGGCCCGCTGGTGCTGGCGCGGCCGCTCTGGGCGTTGCTGCTGCTGCATTCCTGGCAGGTCATCGGCCAGCGCCGCGGCAATGCCTGGTTCGCCTGGTCGATCGAGGCCGGCCTGTTGCTGCTCACCACGCCCGCCGCGATCTTCCTCCTGCTGCTGATCGTGGTCTTCGCGATCTCGACCGCCGGCGGCCGCCGCACGCTGCGCTCGCTCGATCCCTTATTCGCGCTGATCGTCGTCGCGGTGCTGGCGCTGCCCTATGCGGTCTGGCTGATGCGCGCCGAGACGTTTACGATGCCGGCCTTGCCGCAAGTCACGGAGCTCAACGCCCGCGCCATCCATGCGGCCTGGCTGCTCGGCGGGCTCGTGCTCGGCGCGGCCGCGATCCCGGCGCTGACCTTCCTCAACACCGGTCTTTTCGTCGCCAAGGGCGAGGAGGCGCCGATCATTTTCCGCCCGCCGGTCGAGCCGCTCGGGCGCAACTTCGTTTACTTCTTTGCGCTGGCGCCGGCATTCGGCGCGGTGCTGATCTCGGGCCTGCTCGGGCTCGACTCCGTCGTCGGCGGCGCCGGCGTCGTGCTGGTGATGTCCGGGCTTGCCGTGGTGGTCGCGGCCGGCGACCTCATCGCGATGCGCCGCGCGCGGATGCTGCGGACGGTGTGGGCTGCCGCCGTCGCCGCGCCGGCCGCCGGCGTTGTGCTCGCCGTGCTGTTCCTGCCCTGGACCGGCACCAACGAGATCGCGACCTCGATGCCCGCGCGAGCGATCTCTGATTTCTTCGACGAGAGCTTCGCCCGCCGCACCAACCATCGCCTGCGCGCGGTCGCCGGCGAGACCCAGCTTGCCAGCCTGATCACGCTGCATTCCGGCCGGCCGCACCTGTTCATCGACGCCCAGCCCGGGCGGACGCCGTGGATGAACCAGGCCAAGTTCAGCGAGACCGGCGGCGTCGTGGTCTGGCGCGCCTCCGATACCGCCGGCACCCCGCCGCCGGACATCCTCGCGCGCTTTCCCGG